One genomic segment of Bacteroidetes bacterium GWF2_43_63 includes these proteins:
- a CDS encoding aminoacyl-tRNA hydrolase, translating to MKTYVITGLGNIGREYAGTRHNIGFEVVDYLALKHEVTFQPSRYADMTFYMLKGRKIVLIKPSTYMNLSGKAVSYWLQQESPEQFLIIADDVALPLGTIRLRKKGGAGGHNGLDHIIETLKTEEFSRLRFGIGNDYPKGMQVDYVLGRWFPEQVPVVTERIQLAAKAVEEFVLGGMDNAMNKYNKMPETI from the coding sequence ATGAAAACGTACGTAATTACCGGACTTGGAAACATTGGTCGCGAATATGCGGGAACCCGCCACAATATTGGCTTTGAAGTAGTGGATTATCTTGCATTGAAACACGAAGTTACTTTTCAGCCTTCGCGCTATGCCGACATGACTTTTTATATGCTGAAAGGTCGCAAGATTGTTTTGATAAAACCATCGACCTACATGAACCTGAGTGGCAAAGCGGTTTCGTATTGGTTACAACAGGAAAGTCCGGAGCAATTTCTCATCATTGCCGATGATGTGGCGTTGCCACTTGGCACAATCCGATTGCGCAAAAAGGGCGGAGCCGGCGGACACAATGGGCTTGATCATATTATTGAAACACTGAAAACAGAAGAGTTTTCACGTCTGCGTTTCGGAATCGGCAACGATTATCCCAAAGGCATGCAGGTCGATTATGTGCTTGGACGCTGGTTTCCGGAGCAAGTGCCCGTAGTTACTGAGCGCATACAACTTGCAGCAAAAGCGGTTGAAGAATTTGTTTTGGGCGGCATGGATAATGCGATGAACAAATACAACAAAATGCCGGAGACGATATAA
- a CDS encoding peptide permease produces the protein MSVFKSFRSFPRNFYTVIVMEFFERGSYYGVMSVLSVYLALSVNEGGLGFSKESIGVIKSTITPLLYLLPILSGAMAARFGYKKILSLAFVLMSSGYALSSTVSSYPMIFLCLILMACGAGLFKPLIAGTIARSTDENNSSLGFGIYYWSINLGAFIFPLILIPWMKTFGWNYIFIMAAVGTGWLFILNMLSFRETTKPDKQKTLKETFVEMFLVLKNVRFILLIVIYSLFWIMYFQMYDAVLWYVTEQVDMSAVNAFVNSFLSNFTSSPNWKFDAEHVTVVNAGVIILLQLLVSAILKKTKPLPTMMVGILFGSLGMAILAFSTQGWIFLLGCVVFTLGEMTAHPKFISYVGLVAPEDKKALYQGYAFLYGVIGSGVGGILGAVLYVHFVEQNNNPSALWLTFSCIGLLSVILLFFYNRLFGRAEVSRGSAE, from the coding sequence ATGTCAGTCTTCAAATCGTTCCGGTCGTTTCCGCGCAATTTCTACACCGTTATTGTGATGGAGTTTTTCGAACGTGGCTCGTACTACGGCGTCATGTCGGTGCTGTCGGTTTATCTTGCACTTAGCGTAAACGAAGGCGGGTTGGGCTTTTCGAAAGAAAGTATTGGTGTGATTAAAAGCACAATTACGCCTTTGTTATATCTACTTCCAATCCTGTCGGGAGCGATGGCTGCTCGTTTCGGATATAAAAAAATTCTATCGCTGGCGTTTGTTCTCATGAGTTCAGGTTATGCATTGTCGAGTACGGTTTCTTCGTATCCGATGATATTTTTATGTCTGATTTTAATGGCCTGCGGTGCCGGATTGTTTAAACCGCTCATTGCAGGAACCATTGCACGCAGCACCGATGAGAACAATTCGTCGCTAGGCTTCGGCATTTATTACTGGTCCATCAATCTCGGTGCATTTATTTTTCCGCTTATTCTCATTCCATGGATGAAAACATTCGGTTGGAATTACATTTTCATCATGGCTGCTGTTGGCACAGGATGGCTATTCATTCTCAACATGTTGTCGTTCCGCGAAACAACAAAGCCCGACAAACAAAAAACGCTGAAAGAAACATTTGTTGAAATGTTTTTGGTGCTCAAAAATGTAAGATTTATTTTGCTCATTGTTATTTACTCTCTGTTCTGGATTATGTACTTTCAAATGTACGATGCCGTGTTGTGGTATGTGACAGAACAAGTCGATATGAGCGCTGTAAATGCATTCGTAAATTCTTTTCTTTCAAATTTTACGTCCTCTCCCAACTGGAAATTCGATGCCGAACATGTCACTGTCGTCAATGCTGGTGTAATTATTCTGCTGCAACTCCTCGTTTCGGCCATATTGAAAAAAACAAAACCGCTGCCGACTATGATGGTCGGAATACTGTTCGGGTCGCTTGGCATGGCCATTCTTGCGTTCTCAACTCAGGGCTGGATTTTTCTTCTTGGTTGTGTTGTTTTCACTCTTGGTGAAATGACAGCCCATCCGAAATTTATATCTTATGTAGGACTGGTTGCTCCGGAAGACAAGAAGGCGTTGTATCAGGGATACGCATTTCTGTACGGCGTGATTGGAAGCGGGGTTGGTGGAATTCTGGGCGCTGTTTTATATGTGCATTTTGTTGAACAAAACAACAATCCATCGGCGCTTTGGCTCACGTTCAGCTGCATTGGATTACTGTCGGTTATTCTGTTGTTTTTTTACAACCGCCTATTCGGACGCGCAGAGGTTTCACGCGGTAGCGCAGAGTAA